The Lujinxingia vulgaris genome segment GCGCCTGCTGCGCACGATCTGCCCGCGCTGCAAGGTCCAGGGCACGCTGAGCGCCGAGCAGGTGGAACTCTTGCAGATCAAGCTCCCGCCCCGAAGCTCGCAGAGCCTGCCGATGTGGTATGGTGAGGGGTGCGTCAAATGCCGGGGCACCGGCTATTTCGGGAGGACCGCGATCTTCGAGCTCTTACCGGTCGATGAGACGGTACGTCAGCTCATCGCAAAGCGCGCCAGCGCCCCGGAGATTCGCAAAGCCGCCCGCGCCAACGGCATGATGTCGCTGCGCGAATGCGCCATCAAAAAACTCGCTCAAGGCCTCACGACCTTTGAAGAAGTGATGACGGTCGTATCGGATGTGACATGAAACGAAAACTCTTTATCGCCGCCGGCTCCCTGGCCGGTCTTCTGGTGCTCTTGATGCTCGTCAGCGCCTGTATGTGGCCGATGATCAACGTGGTGGAGACCGGCAAAACCCCGGAGTACCCCGAGGTGCAGCCGGGCTACTATTCGACTGAGCCCGAGCGCATCCTGCGCGAGTCGGCCGCAAGCGTCGAAGCCCTGGAACGCTGGACGCTCGTCGAGCAAGACGAGGCCCGTCGTCAGCTCGCCGCCGAGCGCCGCACTCGCCTGGGTTTTGTCGATGACATCACCATCCGCGTGGAGCCGGTTACCGAGTTTGTCAGCCAGGTCAACGTGCGCAGCGCCTCGCGGGTGGGGAAGGGCGACTTCGGCCAGAACGCCCGCAACATCGAGGAGTTTTTCGTGGAGTTGGACTCGCGCCTGGGCTCGGTGAAGTTCGATCCGAGCGCCGAAGCCGAAGACGAAGGTGAAGCGTCCGGCGACGAGGAATCCGGCCCGGAGGAGGGCGCATCGCAGGAGAGCCCGCAGCCCTGATTACGCCGCCGCACGGGCCTGCCGATCCTGGTTAAAGTCTACTCCGCATCGTCTGGCAGATGCCTCACTCACCGCGCTGTGCAAGGCGTAACGTTGCCGGAATGCCGCCGTGGCACAACATTTGAAAGAGGTTGTGGGTGGGAGCGCCTCCGGGCGCATAAGGCTGGACGCGGTGAGACGAGGGCAGTGGCATGGGCAGACGACGAGTATCGGGAGCGGGGCGTCGCAACCTTCTTAGAACAGCTACGTTTGTGGCGATGACGGCCCTGGCCTCGCCAGCCTGGGCGTCGGGAGGGCTCGGCGCGACCAGCGCCCTGGTGGTGCACTACACCCTGATCGCTCTCGGTGCCGCGGTGCTTCTGGGCCTGGCCGCAAAACTCGCTCTGGAGAGCGCGCGTCTTGTAGGCTGGATCAGTCACGACCGCGCGATGCGCCTTCGCCGCGGGCTTCGCGTGAGTTTTGGCGCGAACTTCCTGCTGGCCGCCATCACACCCTATCTCGCGCTGAACTTCGCGCTGGGCTCGGTGCTCACCTTCCTCTCATTGGCCGCGCTGATGGTGGCCGCCTGGGCCTTCGGCGCCAGCCGCCAGCCGGAGGTCGAGCACGCCGGCGGGGTTTGACCCTCAGCGTCGCCCTGCGTATCTTCGAGGCTCGCGCACCCCGCGCGGCGCGCCCACCTTCTGGCAACGCCAGCGTCTGGCTGCCAGTCGCGCCTCCCGCGCCCGGCATCGTCCAAGTTGCGAGTCTCCCTTCATGCGCATCCTCTCGTTTCGCTCCTTTCGGCGAGCGCTGCTCGTCGGCGCGTTGCTGATCTTTTGCGTCAGCCTGGCCGCCTGCCCCTCGTGCTCGCAGCAGGTCGATGAAGGCGACGCCTTCGTGGTGATCCTCGACGCATCGCCCAAAGGCCTCGACCCGCGCTTTGCTACCAGCGACTCCAGCGCCAAGATCGTGGGCCTTTTGCACGCCGGGCTCGTCTCACTGGACACCGCCAACGGCGACCGCGAGCTGCGACTGGCGCACACCATCGAACAGACCTCTCCGGTGCGTTACGAGGTGGAGCTGCGCGACGACATCTTCTTTCATGACGGCACCCCGGTGACCTCGGCCGACGTCGAGTACACCTACATGGAGCTCGACAGCGAGCTTGTGCGCTCTCCCTTTGCCGGCCTCACCCGCCGCATTGAGACCTTTGAGGTGATCGATGAACGTCGCTTTGTCATCACACTAAAAGAGCCTCACGCCCCCTTTATGAGCGACATGGCCCTGGGGATTGTGCCGCGCCATCAATGCGCCGGATTTGAAGAATGCCCGGGCGCCCCGCTGGGCGCCGGGCCCTTTGCCTTTGTGTCGCAGCAGGGCGATATGCGCGTGGAACTGCGCGCCTTCGACGACTATTTTGAGGGGCGCCCCGCTATTGAGCGGCTCGTCTTTAAGGTGGTGCGCGACGACAACGCGCGCCTGCTCGCGCTGCTCGGAAACACCGCCGACCTTGTGCAGAACGCCGTCGCCCCGCTGATGCTCCCCGTCGTCGAAGACTCCGAGCGCCTGGAGACGATGAGCACGCCCTCGTTCAAATACACCTACCTGGCCTTCAACCTGGAACACGAGATCTTAAAAGATCAGCGCGTTCGGGAGGCCATTGCGCATGCTATTGATCGTGAGGCGATCATTAAACACAAGTTTCGCGGGGCCGCGCGCCTCTCCACCGGCATGCTCGCCCCGGAGCACTGGGCCTACGAGCCGGACGTGAAACGCTTTGACTTCGACCCGGAGCGCGCTCGCCAGATCCTCGATGAGGCAGGCTACGCACCGGGCGCAGACGGGGTGCGTTTTGAGCTGGATTTTAAGATCTCCGCCAGCAAGTTTCGTCGCTCGATTGCCGAGCTCATCGCCCAGCAGCTTGGCGAAGTCGGGATTGCTGTGCGGGTGCGCTCCTATGAGTGGGGCACCTTTTTTCATGACGTGCGCAGCCGCAACTTCGCCATGACCACCCTGCAGTGGCCCTCGGTGCTTGAGCCCAGCCTCTACCGCTGGATCTTTCACTCCGAGAACATCCCCTCGCCAGACAACCGCGCCGCCGGCGCCAACCGCGGCGCCTACCGCAACGCGCGCGTCGACGAGCTGCTGGAAGCCGGCGACCGCGAGACCAACCCGGATAAGCGCCGCGCCATCTACAGCGAGGTGCAGCAGATTCTGGCGCGCGAGCTCCCCTACGTCTCGTTATGGCACGAAGACAACATCGCCGTGCTGCGCAAAGGCACCGAGCGTTATTACACCACGCCCAACGCGCGTTTTGACGCGCTCAAGCAGGTGATTCCCGCGCATAAGGCCAACATCCAGCCGACTGTCGAGGTTCAGCCATGAGTGAGCCCATGTCTCAAGAGTCTCAGGCGCCGCCGGGCTCCGAGGCGACGCCTGCAGGTGCGCCGCCCATCGACAAAAAGAACATGGCCCTCTCCACGCTCATTGGCCTTGTGGTCGGAGTGCTGCTGGTGGTCAACGCCTGGAACCTCTGGGGCCCCAGCGCCGGACTTCGCCCCGGCCAGCCCGCCCCGGAGCTCTCCCTGCCGATGCTGGGCAGCGATGAGGTTGTGGATCTTCAGGACTACCGCGGTCAGGTGGTGCTCATCGACTTCTGGGCCACCTGGTGCCCGCCCTGCCGCGAGCAGATGCCCACGCTTCAGCGCCTGGCCGATGATCCGGAGTTTGAGGCGGCGGTGCTCTCGGTGAACACCGACGATCCGACCGACGATCGCGAGGCGCTGGTGGCGACCTACCTCGACTACAACGGCCTGACGCTTCCCACGCTTCTCGATGAGGGGCCGGCCCGGGCCAGCTTTAAGGTGCGCGCGGTGCCCACGCTTGTGGTCGTGGATGGGGAGGGCCGCGTGGTCAAGTCGAGCTCGGGCCTGCACTCGGAGGCCGACCTGCGGAAGTTCGCCGAAGAGGCCGCCGCGCGCTGAAGGTTGGCGCAGCGCGTCATTTTTTCACCCGTTCGGGGGGTAAGAAGGGCGATTTTGCCCATATTTCGCGCCTTTGCGGGCGATATCGCCTTTATCCAGGGGAAGGTGTGGGCTAGTGTGGTTGTTACCAGATCACAAACGCAGACCCCCCGTGGAGTTCGTCGCAATGGGTGAACACGACGTCAAAGGCATGGTCGGTGGAGATCAACTCCGCCACTTCATGCGCCGCTTGCTGGGCGATGTTCGAGCGCTGGAGAAGATGCTCGATGAGGGCATGATCGAGAGCGGCATCCGCCGCATCGGCGCCGAGCAGGAGCTCTTTTTGCTCGACAGCTCGTATCGTCCCGCACCGCTGGCGATGCGCGCGCTGGAGCGACTCAACGATAAGCGCTTTACCACTGAGCTCGCGCAGTTCAACCTGGAGTTCAACCTCGAGCCCCGCGTCTTCGGCGACGATTGTCTCGGTAAGATGGAAGACGACATCGTTGAGCTCGTCGACAAGGTCCGCGAGGTGCTGGCCGAGGATAAGGGCCACGTGGCCCTGGCCGGCATCCTGCCCACCCTGCAGAAGAGCGACCTGGGGCTGGACTCGATGACGCCCAACCCGCGCTACCGCATCCTCAACGATGCGCTCAGCCGCCTGCGCGGCGGCGATTATGAGTTTTATATCAAGGGTCAGGACGAGTTCATCGTCAAACACGACTCGGTGATGCTCGAGGCCTGTAACACCTCCTTTCAGGTGCACTTTCAGGTGGGGCCCGAGGAGTTCGCCAAGCTCTACAATGTGGCGCAGGTCGTGTCCGCGCCGGTCACGGCGCTGGCGGCCAACAGCCCGCTGCTCTTTGGAAAACGCCTCTGGCATGAGACGCGCATCGCGCTCTTAGAGCAGTCGATCGACACGCGGCCGACCCGCCATCATATGCGCGACTTAAACCCGCGGGTGACCTTTGGCACCAAGTGGATCGACGACTCCGTGCTGGAGATCTTCCGCGAAGACATCGCCCGCTTCCGCCTGCTTTTTGCCACCGAGCTTGACGAAGATCCCTTTGAGGCGCTGGCCGCAGGCCGCGTGCCCGGGCTCAAGGCACTGTGTCTGCACAACGGCACGGTCTACCGCTGGAACCGCCCCTGCTACGGCATCAGCGAGGGGCGCCCGCACCTGCGCATTGAGAACCGCGTGCTCCCGGCCGGCCCGACTCCGGCCGATGAAGTGGCCAACGCGGCCTTCTGGTTCGGGATGATGGCCGGCGTCGTCGACGCGTATGGGGATATGCGCGAGAAGATGAACTTCGACGACGCGCGCCACAACTTCTTTGCCGCAGCGCGCCACGGCCTCGACGCCCCGATGACCTGGCTCGATGGCAAGTCCGGCACGGTGCGCGAGATCATCGAGTCGACGCTCTTACCGCTTTCCCGCGAGGCGCTCACTCGCCATGGCATCCGCCCGCAGGACGTCGATCGTTACATGGGCATCATTGAGGATCGCGTCGCCACCCGCCGCACCGGCGCGAGCTGGCTTCTCCAGTCGTACTCCGAGCTGGGAAGCAGCCTGACGGCGGGCGAAAAACTCAGCGCGCTGACCGCCGCCACCGTGCGCCGTCAGGAGGCCAACGAACCGGTGCACACCTGGCCGCTGGCCTCGGTGCAGGAGCGCACCACCTGGCGCGACAACTACCTGAAAGTCTCTCAGTACATGACCACCGATCTGATCACGGTGAATGACGGGGAGCTCATCGACCTTGTGGCCAGCGTGATGGACTGGCAGCACCTGCGCCATGTGCCCGTCGAAGATAACGAGCATCGCCTGGTGGGGCTTGTGACGCGTCGCACGATGATGCGCCTGCTGGGAAGCGGCGCGCTGCGCGATGAGGAGCCGGTGCCGGTGAGCCAGATCATGGAGCGCGATGTGATCACGGTCACCCCCGACACCCTCACCCTGGATGCGATCCGACTCATGGGCGAAAAACGCATCTCGTGTTTGCCGGTGGTCGATGGGGAGAAGCTCGTGGGGATCATCACCGAGCGCGACTTTATGGACATCGCCCGCGATCTTCTGGCCGACAAGCTCCGCGGTGAGGAGCCGCCGGCCGAGGCGCAGGCCGCCGAGTAGGCGCGTGGGGTAACAAAGGCAAAAGGTCTGTCGGAGCGCGATGTGGGCGCTCATGGAGGCGGTCGAGCGGAGCTCGGTCGCCTCTTTTTTTTGCGACGTGGCGAAGATCGCCGGCGGGCCGCCGAAGATGCCGGTCGCGTTCCCCGGGGGCGAATTTCGATGCTGACGCGATCGTTTCCCTTAAGGCTTCGGGAAGAGTCCCACCGGGTCCTTTACGCCCCTTAAGCCCGGGGAGTATCATCCGCGCCGATGCCGAGAGGCGGCGCACTCCGATGAGCTTTCCGTGTTTTTTGCCAGGTTTTGCCGATGTCTGACTTCGTTCACCTGCACGTCCACACCCAGTACAGCCTCCTCGACGGGGCGATCCGCATCCCGAAGTTGATGAGCCGCGTCTCCGAGCTGGGCATGGGCGCGGTGGCCATGACCGACCACGGCAACATGTACGGGGCGGTGGACTTTCAGAAGGCGGCGAAGAAGGCCGGGCTCAAGTCGATCATCGGCGTTGAGATGTACATGACATCTCACCCCTACGAAGAGTCCAAGGAGCCGAAGAGCTACCACCTGACGCTGCTCGCGCAGAACCTCACCGGCTACAAAAACCTGATGTACCTCAACTCGATGGGCTGGCTAAACGGCCAGCACGCGCGCACCGGGCTGCCGCGCATCGACTTTGAGCTGCTGGCCGAGCGCAACGAGGGCATCATCTGCCTCTCCGGTGACCTGGGCGGGGAGGTTAATCAGCACATCCTTCGCGGCGATCTCGACGCCGCCCGTGAGGTCGCCGCCCGCTACCGCGAGGTCTTTGGTAAAGATCGCTACTACCTGGAAGTCATGGACAATGCGCTGCCCGAGCAGCGCAAATGCACCCAGGCGATGGTCGAGATCGGCCGGGAGCTCGACATCGAGCTCGTCGCCACCAACGACTGCCACTACCTGGCCCGCGAAGATGCCCGCGCCCACGCCGTGCTCATGTGCATTCAGCTGGGTAAGACCGTCGACATCGATCGCATCATGGAGCACGGCGTCGACCAGCTCTACGTGCGC includes the following:
- a CDS encoding ABC transporter substrate-binding protein — its product is MRILSFRSFRRALLVGALLIFCVSLAACPSCSQQVDEGDAFVVILDASPKGLDPRFATSDSSAKIVGLLHAGLVSLDTANGDRELRLAHTIEQTSPVRYEVELRDDIFFHDGTPVTSADVEYTYMELDSELVRSPFAGLTRRIETFEVIDERRFVITLKEPHAPFMSDMALGIVPRHQCAGFEECPGAPLGAGPFAFVSQQGDMRVELRAFDDYFEGRPAIERLVFKVVRDDNARLLALLGNTADLVQNAVAPLMLPVVEDSERLETMSTPSFKYTYLAFNLEHEILKDQRVREAIAHAIDREAIIKHKFRGAARLSTGMLAPEHWAYEPDVKRFDFDPERARQILDEAGYAPGADGVRFELDFKISASKFRRSIAELIAQQLGEVGIAVRVRSYEWGTFFHDVRSRNFAMTTLQWPSVLEPSLYRWIFHSENIPSPDNRAAGANRGAYRNARVDELLEAGDRETNPDKRRAIYSEVQQILARELPYVSLWHEDNIAVLRKGTERYYTTPNARFDALKQVIPAHKANIQPTVEVQP
- a CDS encoding CBS domain-containing protein yields the protein MGEHDVKGMVGGDQLRHFMRRLLGDVRALEKMLDEGMIESGIRRIGAEQELFLLDSSYRPAPLAMRALERLNDKRFTTELAQFNLEFNLEPRVFGDDCLGKMEDDIVELVDKVREVLAEDKGHVALAGILPTLQKSDLGLDSMTPNPRYRILNDALSRLRGGDYEFYIKGQDEFIVKHDSVMLEACNTSFQVHFQVGPEEFAKLYNVAQVVSAPVTALAANSPLLFGKRLWHETRIALLEQSIDTRPTRHHMRDLNPRVTFGTKWIDDSVLEIFREDIARFRLLFATELDEDPFEALAAGRVPGLKALCLHNGTVYRWNRPCYGISEGRPHLRIENRVLPAGPTPADEVANAAFWFGMMAGVVDAYGDMREKMNFDDARHNFFAAARHGLDAPMTWLDGKSGTVREIIESTLLPLSREALTRHGIRPQDVDRYMGIIEDRVATRRTGASWLLQSYSELGSSLTAGEKLSALTAATVRRQEANEPVHTWPLASVQERTTWRDNYLKVSQYMTTDLITVNDGELIDLVASVMDWQHLRHVPVEDNEHRLVGLVTRRTMMRLLGSGALRDEEPVPVSQIMERDVITVTPDTLTLDAIRLMGEKRISCLPVVDGEKLVGIITERDFMDIARDLLADKLRGEEPPAEAQAAE
- a CDS encoding DUF1499 domain-containing protein, producing the protein MKRKLFIAAGSLAGLLVLLMLVSACMWPMINVVETGKTPEYPEVQPGYYSTEPERILRESAASVEALERWTLVEQDEARRQLAAERRTRLGFVDDITIRVEPVTEFVSQVNVRSASRVGKGDFGQNARNIEEFFVELDSRLGSVKFDPSAEAEDEGEASGDEESGPEEGASQESPQP
- a CDS encoding TlpA family protein disulfide reductase yields the protein MSQESQAPPGSEATPAGAPPIDKKNMALSTLIGLVVGVLLVVNAWNLWGPSAGLRPGQPAPELSLPMLGSDEVVDLQDYRGQVVLIDFWATWCPPCREQMPTLQRLADDPEFEAAVLSVNTDDPTDDREALVATYLDYNGLTLPTLLDEGPARASFKVRAVPTLVVVDGEGRVVKSSSGLHSEADLRKFAEEAAAR